DNA from Quercus lobata isolate SW786 chromosome 1, ValleyOak3.0 Primary Assembly, whole genome shotgun sequence:
AAGATTTTGACCTCACAGTTGAAACTTTTTCAAAGAATCACATTGACACTACGATAAAGAAGAACACTGAGGAAGAATGGAGATTTACAGGCTTTTATGGTGAGCCGGATACACGAGATAGACATGAAGCTTGGTTAAAACTGAGATCTTTGAAGAACCGTGGGTCGGCTCCTTGGCTTTGTGCGggtgatttcaatgaaatcaCCAAACAATCTGAAAAAAGAGGGGGACGGATTAGACCTCACAGTCAAATGCAACCGTTTCGAGACGTGTTGGATGAATGTGGCTTTATGGACACGGGATACATTGGTCCTCAATTTACCTGGCATAAACACTACGCTGGGTACACAGTGTGGGAGCGACTAGACAGGGCGGTAGCGACGAACGATTGGTTTGAAAAATTCCCGGACACTAAGGTTTATCACTTAGATGTTACTACATCTGATCACAAGCCTTTGTGGGTTGTTCCGGAGATCATGGAGAGTTACCAACAGCGCCCTTTCCGTTTTGAACAAATGTGGATGACAGAGAGTGGATGCAGTGACACTATAGAAGCAGTTTGGAGGAGTGGGGATTTTGACCCACGGTCTATCAAGTTACTAAACAAGGTGGACAGGTGTGGTATTGCTCTTACAAAATGGAGCAAGATGAACTTTGGAAGTATACGGGCTGagcttaagaaaaaaaaggaagctaCTACAACAAGCCGAGAGAAGGGCTATACAAGGGGGTAGCACGGTATGGATGAGAACTTTGGAAAGGGATATCAACGACTTGATGGATAAAGAAGCAAAAATGTGGGCTCAACGAGCTCATGTATCTTGGCTGAAGGACGGGGATCGAAATACGAAATTTTTTCACACAAAAGCTTCACAAAGGAGGAGACGGAACTATATAAAGGGGCTTTATGATAATAATAACAGGTGGTGCACACAAAAACAGGGGATCATTGATACTGTGGTTGACTTCTATTAGTCACTGTTCACTTCAGCAAATCCAGATAGCTTTGATGAGGTGTTGGACGAAATACCACACTTGGTAACTTCATATATGAATGCCCAGTTGACAGACACGTTTTCAGCAGTTGAGGTGGAAGCGGCCTTGAAGGAGATGGCACCGTTAAAGGCCCCAGGGCTCGACGGAATGCCACCGGTATTTTACCAAAGCTATTGGTCACTTGTAGGCTCCGATTTCAATGAGGCGATCCTTCACTATTTGAATACCGGCTCCCTACCCCAATCTTTATGCCACTCTTTCATCACACTCATTCCCAAGGTCAAGAACCCAGAACTTATCTCTCAATATAGACCTATCTGTTTATCTAACGTGCTTTTCAGGGTCTTCTCCAAGGTTTTGGCAAATAGACTAAAATCTGTTTTGCCGGGACTAATCTCAGAGCATCAATCTGCTTTCTTGACGGACAGGCTCATCTCGGATAACATTATGGTGGCCTTTGAGACCTTGCACTACATGCGAAACCACAGTTCCAGGAAAACAGGATTTATGGCTCTAAAGTTAGATATGAGCAAAGCGTACGACTGTGTGGAATGGCCATTCATGGAAAAATTGTTGATAAAAATGGGCTTCAACGAGAGATGGGTCCAACTCATGATGATGTGTATTACTTCAGCAACTTACTCAATCCTAATCAATGGAGAAGCACAAGGGCATATTACTCCAACTAGGGGACTTAGACAGGGCGATCCACTATCTCcctatctttttcttctaaGCACGGAGGGGCTGCATGGTTTGATCAAAAAGGCTACAGCAGTGGGGGATATTCGGGGCATCTCAATTTGTCGAAGTGGCCCTAAATTAACTCATCTGCTATTTGCGGATGACAGCCTGGTCTTTTGTAGGGCAACAGTGAATGAATGCCAAAAGCTAATGGAGATACTCTCAACCTATGAGAGAGCATCGGGGCAGAAGATAAATAGGGACaaaacaaatcttttttttagtaaatctACTTCACAGGATATGCAAATGCTGATCAAAGACACCACTGGAGTTCCTATTGTACAACACTATGAAAAATACCTGGGATTGCCATCTTTTGTgggttgaaaaaagaaagaatgtttTGATAATATCAAGCAGCGGGTATGGAAAAAATTGCAAGGCTGGGAGGGCAAACTTTTATCACAAGCAGGGCGCGAAATCCTTATTAAGGCTGTGGCTCAAGCTCTGCCTACGTATTCGATGTTGTGTTTTAAACTCCCTGTGGGTTTATGCCAGGATATTGAAGCGCTGATAAGGAGATTCTTTTGGGGCCAAAAGGGTGATAGCCGAAAAATACACTGGGTTAAGTGGCAGGAGCTGTGTAAATCCAAGAACCAGGGGGGAATGGGTTTTAAGGATTTAGCAATGTTCAACGATGCACTCCTAGCAAAACAAACTTGGCGGCTACTCCATGACACAAACTCTCTATTCTACCGGGTGTTTAAGGCGAAATTTTTCCCAAATAGCTCAATCATGGAAGCCTCAGTACCATCTTCTTCGTCATACGCTTGGAGGAGTATAATCCATGGGAGGGATGTTATCAAAAAAGGATCGGTCTGGAGAATTGGGAATGGGAAGAGCGCACAGATTTGGGGTGACAACTGGCTTCCAAGTAGGCACCAACCCCAAATAATTTCACCGTGTTTGCAGGCTAAGCAAGACATGAAAGTTACTCTGCTTATTGACCAGGAAAACAGAGGATGGAGAGATGAATTATTAAATCGATATTTTTTCGATTTTGAAGCAGAACTTATCCGGACAATCCCAATATGCAGATTTGAGCAAGATGATACGTTGATATGGCCCCACACTCCTAACGGAGAGTACACAGTGAAATCTGGGTATAGCTTTCTCCAAACAGAAGCTCAACTACACCTACCTGGCCCATCTGACCCAGGTATGATCAAACCTCTTTGGCAGGCGATATGGAGGATGAATGTGCAAAGTAAGATTAAGAACTTAGTGTGGCGAGCATGCCGTGACGCTTTACCATCCAAACAGAATTTGGTCAAGCGAAAGATTCTTACTGATGCAACTTGCGACATTTGTCAATCTGAAGTGGAAGATGGTGTACATGCTTTCTTCAAGTGCCCAAAAATCTCAGCTCTTTGGGAACAGGTGCCCGTATGGAAGGTGGATGTTTTAAAACGATGTCCAAATTTCATAGACTTGCTGGGATGTATTTTTGCAGAAAACAGGGACCCGGAACTATTCTCTACGGTGGTATGGTTTTTTTGGAACCAGAGAAACAACTTGCGGCTTGGCAAAGGGTCAATCCCTCTGGACCAAGTGTTGCAGCAAGCAAGAAACAAACTGCAGGAGTTTCAGAGGGCTCAGACCAGAACAGGGGCTGCATTGACAAGACACAGCTCTTCACAGTGGCAGCCACCACCTAGCTCGGTTTATAAGATAAACTTCGACGGCGCTCTATTCATGCAGGAACAGCGAGCTGGCATAGGGGTAGCCATTCGAAATAAGAACGGGCTCATCATGGTTTCATCCTCTCAACAGATTCCCCTCCCAGGTACAGTGGTTGAAGTAGAGGCATTGGTAGCAAGGAAAGCTCTAGAACTAGCTCTTAACTGTGGTCTTGATAGAGTAATTCTTGAGGGTGATTGCAAAATTCTCATGAAGACTCTCCAGACGGCCTCCAAGTCCCTGGCACAATTTGGAAAGATTGCGGAAGATATACGAGTTTATGCTTCAATGTTTCAAGATATAAGTTTCTCACATGTACGTAGGAATTGTAATTCAGTTGCTCACTCATTAGCAAGAAGAGCAATTCTTTCGCCTCATTTTTTAGtctggatggaggatgttccaccaaATGTTGAACCGGTTTTTCAGGCTGATTTAAGGAGCCTACCTTAATAAAAGTTCCTGaactctttctcaaaaaaaaaaaaaaaaaatagaggcaAAGAAATCCATGAATTTCAAAATCAGTTTTAATGGGGTCAAGAAAAACTATcgtttttgtttgttattgaTTTAACTATGCTATCAGATCAAATAAGTACTAAGTAGCGTAATTACCAACGCAAATTCATTAATCTTGATCTATTTGATAGTGACTATGCAAGTTGTCAAcacattcttttcttcttcttttttataggAGTTAACAcatttcttaggctttgcttGGAAGGAGGGAATGTCAtagaatggaaatgaatcattttagaatattcttccattctcttgtttgggagttttaatagaATGAATGGAAAGcccattcccttgtttgggagtttaagtaggagggaatggaatgggtaggagTGAACACTCATTCcttctattcccttaaaacttcaaattttcattctcccaaaattgggaggaattgaaggaaatgaaattagatttaatgatttctttactaaaacttccaaaatacccctgtatattaaactttttattttaaaataggagtctaatagtaatattgtcataaaataattCCGTTCCATTCCTTtcatgttgctcccaaacaaaattacttacattccattcattttcattcctttattttaaaacatccaattaaggttacttaattccattccattcttttccattcatttctcttacttaaatacattccattcaattccattcctttccattcccttattattattccattccattccattccattccattatgAACTTCCAAGCAAAGCCTTAAAGTTTACCATGATTCtaaaaagatatttttaaaaaattccttATGTTTACAATGCCATAATTAGTACTATAccgaaaattttcaattatatacCTATATAGAAGATGCAATCTAAATTTAAAACTTCTGCCATCCATGAATTAAGAAATGAATAACATTTAACTTTATAGAGGGGCTGGACATTTGTTAAAGTTTGGTGTGGGAGTAAAAGTACCGTTGGATTGACAAGGGAATAATTGGCAGTTTATACACCCAATTATGGAGAATACAACATAGTAAAGACCAGAGGTGATCCAAGCCCTTTGGTGAATCATAATAATATGATCTAATATATgataaattagaaaatttacCTACATATTGATTCGGAGAAATCTCTCCCAACTCTTTATGTGAAGactcataaagaaaaaaaatctatatatatatatatatattattaaattaagtcATATGACTCGTTAAATAAGTAGCGTAACTAAAGTACTTGgatagttttattaattttcacatAATGAGATGAAAAAATTTGGGGTTGTTTAATAGTGTATTttgaacaacaattttcaatatttaaataacattacatatatttttacacaattttacgaccacacatatttctaaaaatatgaAGAATGTTACTAAAACAATAATTCCAAACGGCCCAAGCTCCAAgagtccaaagtccaaaccaCTTTCAAGGTAAACTTTTACCTTAAATTAATATCATCGCTAATACTGCAACATTCATTTACTTCGTTGGTCGAATAATACAAAGATACAAACACCAACGCAGAAAAAACAAAGCAAGGAACAGAACAGAACAGCTAGACAGCCGACACATAAAGTATTAAAAAACTGTAACCATACAGATCTTGATGTACGGAATCTACGGATGCTTGGTCCATTGTCGCAAGTTTGAAGTTCCCAACTTTATTTCATCATAAAGAATGGATTTATGTAGATTGTAGAAGGAGCCTAATGTCATGGCcttggattttctttcaaataataAGCCGGATATTTTATTGAACCAGTATGCTGCGTGCACAATATTTTTGCAACAACTCCATAACATACATATTCTAGATGACAAGTAAttaatagttttaatttaaattcatcattaaaattacttttttacatACTAATAAACAACTTGTTACTTAaaatatattgtgaaaataatgtAGGCAAaacatttctctttatttaaGAGTTTGCATCATGATACTACAGTTTCGAGTATTGCATTCAAGTACCAATATCATGGCACAATATAATCTTAGAGCAAGGTATGCCAAATATAACTAACTATTTTATACTTCATCATAACATCAAATCCTTTATCCATTGTGACTAAAAGAAGAGGACACAATACTcttattttggaaataaattggAATGTCTCAAGTCATAAATTTGAAGCCAATTCGACTTAATACTGAATGGGAAAGAGTTCTGAAACAACTACTAACCGCGCCCCACTGAAAGAATCAGTTAGACTTGCTCTTAGAAGATTTATACAATTCAATGTCGGTCTGATAGTATAAGATCTCTCCAGAATCATCGACATAGTGGTCTTCTTTGATGCTTCTTACTAGATTCTCGAATAAGTGAGTTGGAAAAGGCCCGGATTTCTTTGGCTCACGATAGTACTTCCCAAGCACTGGTTTAGCTGCCTTAGTCTGCAAGGTAAGTATTAAAATCATAAGAATCAATTCATTATGACGCTACTATAATTTTACTAGTCAAAAGTTATTTGCTAAGGTGATTGAAAAATTAAGTACCGCTTCCACTAGGTGATAGTGCGGGATTTGAGGGAAGAGGTGATGTATAACATGAGTGCCAATATCATGGTGGATGTTGTTAAACCATCCATAATCACGATCAACTGTTGTAAGCCCTCCCCTTAGGTAGCTCCATTCCTGTCAAATTGCAGACACAAAAGGATAATGAAGCCTTTGAATTAAACTATTCTTCTTAAGATGCTACGATTCCCTCTGGAGATAAGTAATTAAGCCCGTTTTCAAATGCGTTATACTATCACTATCGTCTATCAGTACCTTGCCGCGGTACCAAGGAAGTTTCTCCTCATGACCATGGTGATGTAAATATGTCACAAAATCCAGCCACATTATGAAAATCTGTGAATAATAGTGGATACAAATAAGCATATTACAATTGGAGAAGAAGTAAATTGTACggaattttataaataaagcaagaaaaagagaaaatcacTCACCAAGTAAGGCACACCGTACAGCTTTAGCATTTGGATTGGACCCACCACAAAGGATAGACAGATAAGCAGAGCAACCATTGCAGACCAGCACAGTGTTGAGATTATCACATCTTTCCTCTCACTGGGGGCGAACAAATTGCTGTAAGGGTTGAAGTGAGAACCCTCCTTCCCTGGAGCTCTCCACCACTGAGATGTAATCcaccacaaaatcaaaatttagctGCTTAATTACTATCACAAGCAGATAGTTAACTATTACTACAATTAAgggtaaacaaaaaaatataagctTTCTCACCAGATAAATTGGGTATGCAAAGAGGGGTAAAGGCACCGTGAACCTCAGCATTCGAGTACTATGATTTAAACTCTTGTATACCTTCTCAgtcaactaataaaaaataaagacattactaaaaataaaataaaaattaaaagattataTCCATGTTCACGGTTACTAAgagcattttttgaaataatggAACAGAAATAATACCGGAACCCATGACTCATCATTCTCCACATTCCCATGGTTCTGGTGGTGAGTTCTGTGGCTAATTCTCCTGTAGGATTCAAGAGCAGTGAAATTCATCAAATGTcgacaaaattttaaaactaaatctTAACATAAGCCAAAGATTACTGAAAAGTTAATTAACAAACAAAGTTAATTACAAACCCACCATCCATGGTAAGGTACAAGAATTGAAGAATGCAAGATGTGCCCCACAACACTATTTAGAACGAGGCTGTCAGAAAAGCTTCCATGGCCACTGTTCAATCGAAAACCAAACACAATGCAAACATATGTGAAAATCAATAACATAGTTTTAGACATTAGAAGGcaaagaattgacaaagtaTGAGATTACCAATCATGTCCAAGAACAAATAGAGCCCAGAACAAGGTCCCCTGAGCAACCCAGTAAAGTGGCCAAAAAGTCCAGCTATTGAAGTAGATTGCAGCTGCTAACAATGCAAAGACCACAAAGACATCTCTGAGAACATAACACAGAGACCTCCATGGATTCTTGACCCAGCAATGCTTGGGAATGGCAGCTCGGATCTCAGCTATCTTAAATGGAGGCGGCGCACTTGGGTCGAAATATTCTTTTTGCTCAACCCCATGATTAGTAAGCTCGCCTTGTCTCTGCATTTCTTCAACAACTGGCTCCTTCATTGGCTCTGGATTTGGGTATTTTTGTGCAGACCCAAAAAGATGCCCCAGAGGAGAAATGAAGAGTTGGAGGCTTTGCCAAAACTCTGTATGGTTAAGGGTTGAGAGCTGAGACTTTGAGAGTGAGACTTGACAGGCTTTTATGCTTTATAGCTACAATAAGGCTGTGACACGCACGTGAGAATAGAGACACAGAATCTATCTCTGGATGCACCCTAGTTGCCATGCGTGTGAACAGAATCGATTACACTACACAGTCCACACATACAGATACACTCATGACTTGCACATTCTCAAAGGCATTGCAGCAGCATACAGATTGTGTAATTATTTGAGGCAATCTAGGCGTGATGGAGGAGAATACTTCAGAGATACAATCACAACTTTTTCacgaaatttaaattttaccaaaactttaAAGTTTACAGCCAAAACAATGATTACGACATACCACAGGTAGGGagatttttttggtaataacaAAGTCCTAAGAAAGGAAAAAGTCCAAAAACAACTGAATGAAgaaatttcttcttaaaaaaaaaaaaaaccttaattaagaaagtaaaaataacctaaaatacaagaaattcGGTGCAttacaggttttttttttcttttttttttgagaaaccggTGCATTACACGATTGTTTTACATAAACGTGGAAACTATGTGGGACCCAGCCTAACATTGAGGAAATTAGGTATACTAAACCATcatataacaaaaagtaattaGGCATACTAAACCatcatataacaaaattatcGCACGTCTACTTAGAGTGTGTCATTTGTAGTAGTGTAAAACATAACTTGTCACACTCTTAAAAGTTACTACAgctttttaataaagtttatgGTATATTTTTGTGTTAAACTTCAtaatgtgtgtgtgagtgtatgtgtgttttcaaaaaataaaataaaataaacatataaatatagcTCCCATGTGAGAAACACCTCCCGGGTGTTGGTAGTGTCCACTTTTATGGCCAATGAAAGTGCAATGTAATGTAAAACCAAACAATAAAAATGTATCTAATTAGGGATGGCCACAGGGCGGGTAATCTAAAACCTTACCACACCTTGCTTCATGCCCTGTCATTTTGCCCCACGGGTATCCAACTTGATTCTGAAAGGGTTTTTTCCCCACCATTAACTTTAATTGGGTTGGGTCTGGTAATACCCGCACCACATCTACTAGGTTTGGGTACAGGAAAAAGCCCAACACTATACCTGAATCCCCTAACGGGTCTGGTAAAATTCGTGCTTGTTTAGTTGGGTTCTCACTCCCAATGGGTTTTTTGCTATCTCTATATCCAATacacaaaaattcaatttttgtggGATTTGGTGGAGGTAATTAGTAAGCAATATTTATTGACCTTTTTTTATAGGAGAAAATTCACTTTAAACCCTATTATTTAGGATATTCCAAATTAAACCCTATACTTTTGGAAATAACAAATTACACCTTGAACTTTTGGAATGTCACAAATTAAACCTTGGAGTTAAAACTAAGCTTTTGAAATGTGACAGATTAAACTTTTAGAAGGTTAGATTTATTTAagcattattatttttatttttattaaaaacacatacacactcaCAACAAGATGACAACGCCATTTAAATCGAACCTGACATagtcatcaaaaaaaaaaaaactttaatctCAACCTGGACCTGCACACTGTAAAGCAAAACCCAATAATAAGGATTTCAAGAATTTATACCATCTCACATCATCGATTCATCATATCAAGTAGTATCAAATACAGATCTCACAGCTCCACGGGATTCAGCCATAAAGCAAAGAAATttcagtattaaaaaaaaaaatatatatatatatatatgtatatgaattTTCGGCTAGAATACAAAAATGTAAATCAAGAGAAATGTAACCCAGGAATGAAgaacaaattccaaattttcaatcaacataatgaaaattttcatttaaaaattcaaCTCTAATTGTTTCGGCATCCACAACTCAGAATCCCAGAAACAAAATTTAACGAAGTCCAGTTGAGTCAAATCACATTGGGACAACCCATGAGCAAGCATTCCAAACCAAACCGataagaagaaggaaagagtgAAAGAAATGTTCTAACCTCACAGAA
Protein-coding regions in this window:
- the LOC115989685 gene encoding acyl-lipid omega-3 desaturase (cytochrome b5), endoplasmic reticulum-like; protein product: MKEPVVEEMQRQGELTNHGVEQKEYFDPSAPPPFKIAEIRAAIPKHCWVKNPWRSLCYVLRDVFVVFALLAAAIYFNSWTFWPLYWVAQGTLFWALFVLGHDCGHGSFSDSLVLNSVVGHILHSSILVPYHGWRISHRTHHQNHGNVENDESWVPLTEKVYKSLNHSTRMLRFTVPLPLFAYPIYLWWRAPGKEGSHFNPYSNLFAPSERKDVIISTLCWSAMVALLICLSFVVGPIQMLKLYGVPYLIFIMWLDFVTYLHHHGHEEKLPWYRGKEWSYLRGGLTTVDRDYGWFNNIHHDIGTHVIHHLFPQIPHYHLVEATKAAKPVLGKYYREPKKSGPFPTHLFENLVRSIKEDHYVDDSGEILYYQTDIELYKSSKSKSN
- the LOC115953579 gene encoding uncharacterized protein LOC115953579; this encodes MSLLCWNCRGLGISRTVDQLMNLVRAKDPSVVFLAETWTDEARLIQVQERLKFKNKFIAPRRNQSGSLVVFWKEDFDLTVETFSKNHIDTTIKKNTEEEWRFTGFYGEPDTRDRHEAWLKLRSLKNRGSAPWLCAGDFNEITKQSEKRGGRIRPHSQMQPFRDVLDECGFMDTGYIGPQFTWHKHYAGYTVWERLDRAVATNDWFEKFPDTKVYHLDVTTSDHKPLWVVPEIMESYQQRPFRFEQMWMTESGCSDTIEAVWRSGDFDPRSIKLLNKVDRCGIALTKWSKMNFGTNPDSFDEVLDEIPHLVTSYMNAQLTDTFSAVEVEAALKEMAPLKAPGLDGMPPVFYQSYWSLVGSDFNEAILHYLNTGSLPQSLCHSFITLIPKVKNPELISQYRPICLSNVLFRVFSKVLANRLKSVLPGLISEHQSAFLTDRLISDNIMVAFETLHYMRNHSSRKTGFMALKLDMSKAYDCVEWPFMEKLLIKMGFNERWVQLMMMCITSATYSILINGEAQGHITPTRGLRQGDPLSPYLFLLSTEGLHGLIKKATAVGDIRGISICRSGPKLTHLLFADDSLVFCRATVNECQKLMEILSTYERASGQKINRDKTNLFFSKSTSQDMQMLIKDTTGVPIDIEALIRRFFWGQKGDSRKIHWVKWQELCKSKNQGGMGFKDLAMFNDALLAKQTWRLLHDTNSLFYRVFKAKFFPNSSIMEASVPSSSSYAWRSIIHGRDVIKKGSVWRIGNGKSAQIWGDNWLPSRHQPQIISPCLQAKQDMKVTLLIDQENRGWRDELLNRYFFDFEAELIRTIPICRFEQDDTLIWPHTPNGEYTVKSGYSFLQTEAQLHLPGPSDPGMIKPLWQAIWRMNVQSKIKNLVWRACRDALPSKQNLVKRKILTDATCDICQSEVEDGVHAFFKCPKISALWEQVPVWKVDVLKRCPNFIDLLGCIFAENRDPELFSTVVWFFWNQRNNLRLGKGSIPLDQVLQQARNKLQEFQRAQTRTGAALTRHSSSQWQPPPSSVYKINFDGALFMQEQRAGIGVAIRNKNGLIMVSSSQQIPLPGTVVEVEALVARKALELALNCGLDRVILEGDCKILMKTLQTASKSLAQFGKIAEDIRVYASMFQDISFSHVRRNCNSVAHSLARRAILSPHFLVWMEDVPPNVEPVFQADLRSLP